Proteins from a genomic interval of Mustela lutreola isolate mMusLut2 chromosome 4, mMusLut2.pri, whole genome shotgun sequence:
- the ZNF503 gene encoding zinc finger protein 503, with protein sequence MSTAPSLSALRSSKHSGGGGGGGGGGGGGGSSADPAWTSALSGNSSSPGQGSSPAGSTKPFVHAVPPSDPLRQANRLPIKVLKMLTARTGHILHPEYLQPLPSTPVSPIELDAKKSPLALLAQTCSQIGKPDPSPSSKLSSVASNGGGAGGAGSGTGGDKDAKSGPLKLSDIGVEDKSSFKPYSKPGSDKKEPGGGGGGGGGGGGGGGGVSAEKSGFRVPSATCQPFTPRTGSPSSSASACSPGGMLPSAGGGPEGKDDKKDPDVGGGGGSSKGSGGTSAEGGPTGLAHGRISCGGGINVDVNQHPDGGPGGKALGSDCGGSSGSSSGSGPSAPTSSSVLGSGLVAPVSPYKPGQTVFPLPPAGMTYPGSLAGAYAGYPPQFLPHGVALDPTKPGSLVGAQLAAAAAGSLGCSKPAGSSPLAGASPPSVMTASLCRDPYCLSYHCASHLAGAAAASASCAHDPAAAAAALKSGYPLVYPTHPLHGVHSSLTAAAAAGATPPSLAGHPLYPYGFMLPNDPLPHICNWVSANGPCDKRFATSEELLSHLRTHTAFPGTDKLLSGYPSSSSLASAAAAAMACHMHIPTSGAPGSPGTLALRSPHHALGLSSRYHPYSKSPLPTPGAPVPVPAATGPYYSPYALYGQRLTTASALGYQ encoded by the exons ATGAGCACAGCGCCCTCGCTTTCTGCCCTAAGAAGCAGTAAgcacagcggcggcggcggcggaggcggcggcggcggcggcggcggcggcagcagtgcggaccctgcctggaccaGCGCGCTCTCTGGAAATAGCTCCAGCCCCGGCCAAGGCTCGTCCCCGGCCGGCAGCACCAAGCCTTTTGTGCACGCTGTGcccccctctgaccctctccgCCAGGCTAACCGCCTGCCCATCAAGGTGCTGAAGATGCTGACGGCACGGACTGGCCACATTTTGCACCCCGAGTACCTGCAGCCCCTGCCTTCTACTCCCGTTAGCCCTATCGAG CTTGATGCCAAGAAGAGCCCGCTGGCGCTGTTGGCGCAAACATGCTCACAGATCGGGAAGCCCGACCCCTCGCCCTCTTCCAAACTCTCCTCTGTCGCCTCCAATGGGGGCGGCGCGGGCGGTGCCGGCAGCGGCACCGGGGGTGACAAGGACGCAAAGTCTGGCCCCCTCAAGCTGAGCGACATCGGCGTGGAGGACAAGTCGAGTTTCAAGCCGTACTCCAAACCCGGCTCGGATAAGAAGGAgccgggaggcggcggcggcggaggcggtggtggcgggggcggcggcgggggggttTCAGCGGAGAAGTCCGGATTCCGGGTACCGAGCGCCACCTGCCAGCCATTCACGCCCAGGACAGGCAGCCCAAGTTCCAGCGCCTCGGCCTGCTCGCCAGGAGGCATGCTGCCTTCGGCCGGGGGCGGCCCGGAgggcaaggacgacaagaaggaTCCCGACGTGGGCGGCGGCGGTGGCAGCAGCAAGGGTTCCGGGGGCACCTCGGCCGAAGGGGGACCCACGGGGTTGGCGCACGGCCGGATTAGCTGCGGCGGAGGGATTAATGTGGACGTTAACCAGCACCCAGATGGGGGCCCCGGGGGCAAGGCTCTAGGCTCAGACTGCGGCGGCTCATCCGGCTCCAGCTCCGGTTCCGGCCCCAGCGCGCCCACCTCCTCCTCGGTACTGGGCTCTGGGCTGGTGGCCCCGGTATCGCCCTACAAGCCGGGCCAGACAGTGTTCCCTCTGCCTCCGGCGGGCATGACctacccaggcagcctggctgggGCCTACGCGGGCTACCCGCCCCAATTCCTGCCACACGGCGTGGCACTTGACCCTACCAAGCCGGGCAGCCTGGTGGGGGCACAActggcggcggccgcggcgggctCTCTGGGCTGCAGTAAGCCGGCCGGCTCCAGCCCCTTGGCCGGGGCGTCGCCGCCATCCGTGATGACAGCCAGCTTGTGCCGGGACCCGTACTGCCTCAGCTACCATTGCGCCAGCCACCTGGCAGGGGCGGCGGCAGCCAGCGCTTCGTGCGCTCACGATCCggccgcggcggccgcggcgcTCAAGTCAGGATACCCGCTGGTGTACCCTACGCACCCGCTGCACGGCGTACACTCATCGCTAACAGCTGCCGCCGCTGCCGGCGCCACGCCGCCCTCCCTGGCCGGCCACCCCCTCTACCCCTACGGCTTCATGCTCCCTAACGACCCGCTCCCCCACATCTGCAACTGGGTGTCGGCCAACGGGCCCTGCGACAAGCGCTTCGCCACTTCCGAAGAGCTGCTGAGCCACTTGCGGACCCATACGGCCTTCCCCGGGACAGACAAACTGCTGTCGGGCTACCCCAGCTCATCGTCCCTGGCCAGCGCCGCAGCGGCCGCCATGGCTTGCCACATGCACATCCCCACGTCGGGCGCTCCGGGCAGTCCCGGGACGCTGGCGCTGCGCAGCCCCCACCACGCGCTGGGACTCAGCAGCCGCTACCACCCCTACTCCAAGAGCCCGCTCCCCACACCCGGCGCTCCTGTGCCTGTGCCCGCCGCCACCGGACCCTACTACTCCCCCTACGCCCTCTACGGACAGAGACTGACCACGGCCTCGGCGCTGGGGTATCAGTGA